In the Populus trichocarpa isolate Nisqually-1 chromosome 1, P.trichocarpa_v4.1, whole genome shotgun sequence genome, TGACAGCTTCATGTGCAGACTTCCAAAAGCGATCTTGATACAGCAAGGATTTGATAGCTTGAGCCTCAGGATGTCTACAATGCATGGATGATAGACATTCTGATTGTGAAAACATGTTCTTTAGATTGTCCTCCTGAATAACAATGGCCCTTAAGGAGAGATAATCAGCGACAGATCTACTAATTCTTGGTCTGATCAGTTCACTTCCACCAGTGAACTTCCTCATCATGTTCAAAGTCCATGCATGGCTATACATATAGCGTGTAATGGTCTTTGCCTCTTCCAAAACCATCCCCATCCACTCTTGTTTACCAATATCCTCCAACATCTTATCAATACAATAAGAAGCACAAGGCGACCAAAACAATGAGTTGTATTTGGACATGAGAAGCTTCCCTGCATATACATAGCTGGTTGCACTATCTGTTATTACTTGTACAACATTTTCCACACCAACTTCCAAGACAATTGACTCAAGCAACTCGAACAAATAAGTAGTATCATCTTCATGACCTGATATATCAACTGACTTCAAAAATAGCGTCCCTTTTGGGCATGTGACTGAAATTACAATAATTGATTTGTTCCTACCATCAGACCAGCTATCACACAAGATTGTACAACCTGTTTCTTTCCACTCATCTCTGTATTTCTTGTAACAGTCATGTATGTCATCTTTCACTTTTTCCAGGAGGGTAGATctcaatttttcataacttgGAGCTCTATAACCTGCCCCGCATTCTGCTATAGCATCCACCATTTCCTGATAGTAAATGGATTTAGAAGCACTAAAGGGAATAGAATTGTGGAAGAAGAACACAGCAATTTTCTTATCGGCATCGTCCTGCTTTTTCTTTCGAGCATCATCCACTTCTGGCTGTGCACTAGGTGAAGGACGTGGAAATAACAAAGAGGGGCCGGTGCTACCATGTTGTCCACTAGATCCATGGTTAGGATGTGCACCACCACTAGCTGAAGAGCTATCTTGTTGAGCAATGGCTGCCCGGTCCACCCTCAGTTTCTTGGGAGTTTTCTGCTTCTTGGGAGTGCTTAATATAACACGAATGTGATCCCGCACATCATCTGGAACTTCTGCACAGGGTACTATAtctttgttctttatttgaGCCAAATGAAACTTCATTCGGTATACCCCTCCACTGAACTCCCGATGACAATAATTACATCTAACCTTCTGTCTCGTGGCATCCACAAGAACACAGTGCTCCCAACATGCATCTCTTCCACGAACCATAACCACTAAAACAAATCGGAATATCAAATTTAGATGCAAAAACAGGCATCAGGATAAACCACATTTGAGGCAACAGCACTATAGGTCAGAAGTGATTAaaaaagattgagatttgaggTAAATTAAAATGTATAAGATGAATGCAAGACTCTCACATTTTGCACAATAAAATCTTGAACAGAAACACGGAGGGCATATCGCCCTCCAGAGTAATCCAGCAAAGGATGTCACACTGCCTTGGCATAGAAGCATCAAATTTGAGCCCAGTAAAGGGCAAGCAAATGCATCAGGAatttaccccccccccccctccttaTCAAGGCAAAACAGATGAAGTGGCATCAAACACCTTGGTTAGATTGAAGCAATGCCAAAGAAACCTTAGCTCTTAAACACAGGAATAGTTAAGACCTTGCTTTCACAGATGTAACTCATACAAC is a window encoding:
- the LOC112328830 gene encoding uncharacterized protein LOC112328830 isoform X1; amino-acid sequence: MLLCQGSVTSFAGLLWRAICPPCFCSRFYCAKLVMVRGRDACWEHCVLVDATRQKVRCNYCHREFSGGVYRMKFHLAQIKNKDIVPCAEVPDDVRDHIRVILSTPKKQKTPKKLRVDRAAIAQQDSSSASGGAHPNHGSSGQHGSTGPSLLFPRPSPSAQPEVDDARKKKQDDADKKIAVFFFHNSIPFSASKSIYYQEMVDAIAECGAGYRAPSYEKLRSTLLEKVKDDIHDCYKKYRDEWKETGCTILCDSWSDGRNKSIIVISVTCPKGTLFLKSVDISGHEDDTTYLFELLESIVLEVGVENVVQVITDSATSYVYAGKLLMSKYNSLFWSPCASYCIDKMLEDIGKQEWMGMVLEEAKTITRYMYSHAWTLNMMRKFTGGSELIRPRISRSVADYLSLRAIVIQEDNLKNMFSQSECLSSMHCRHPEAQAIKSLLYQDRFWKSAHEAVSVSEPLIKILRIVDGDMPAMGYIYEGIERAKFAIKAYYKGIEEKYMPIWEIVDRGWNKQLHSPLQAAAAFLNPSIFYNPNLIDLRMRNGFQETMIKMATTDRDKIEITKEHPIYINAQGALGTEFAIMGRTLNSPGDWWAGYGYEIPTLQRVAIKILSQPCSSHWCRWNRSTFESVHTKKRNRAELEKFNDLLFAHCNLWLQAITQSHDGKCKPIIYDEIDVSSEWPTELEPSNPLLDDSWLDNLPLDCGGSP
- the LOC112328830 gene encoding uncharacterized protein LOC112328830 isoform X2, producing the protein MVRGRDACWEHCVLVDATRQKVRCNYCHREFSGGVYRMKFHLAQIKNKDIVPCAEVPDDVRDHIRVILSTPKKQKTPKKLRVDRAAIAQQDSSSASGGAHPNHGSSGQHGSTGPSLLFPRPSPSAQPEVDDARKKKQDDADKKIAVFFFHNSIPFSASKSIYYQEMVDAIAECGAGYRAPSYEKLRSTLLEKVKDDIHDCYKKYRDEWKETGCTILCDSWSDGRNKSIIVISVTCPKGTLFLKSVDISGHEDDTTYLFELLESIVLEVGVENVVQVITDSATSYVYAGKLLMSKYNSLFWSPCASYCIDKMLEDIGKQEWMGMVLEEAKTITRYMYSHAWTLNMMRKFTGGSELIRPRISRSVADYLSLRAIVIQEDNLKNMFSQSECLSSMHCRHPEAQAIKSLLYQDRFWKSAHEAVSVSEPLIKILRIVDGDMPAMGYIYEGIERAKFAIKAYYKGIEEKYMPIWEIVDRGWNKQLHSPLQAAAAFLNPSIFYNPNLIDLRMRNGFQETMIKMATTDRDKIEITKEHPIYINAQGALGTEFAIMGRTLNSPGDWWAGYGYEIPTLQRVAIKILSQPCSSHWCRWNRSTFESVHTKKRNRAELEKFNDLLFAHCNLWLQAITQSHDGKCKPIIYDEIDVSSEWPTELEPSNPLLDDSWLDNLPLDCGGSP